The nucleotide sequence CCAATGTCGGCCACTTTTTTCAGGGTTTCCTTGGGTTCTTTGGCCATGAGTGCCCGCAGCGTGTACAGTTGCAGGCCAATGTCTTTGGGGGGCTTGGCAAAGGAAATATTCCGCGAAAGCAGCGGCAAGGTCAGTGCCAGGGCACCGGTTTTCAGGAATTCTTTGCGGGAAATCGGATTGGGAAAAGCCATGAATACGATAGGTTTGGAGTGAAAGCGCGTCAATCAATTCGATTGAACACTAAAACGCTGATAAACTTCCAAACTTACATGATTTCAACGGAATCTTGAAAAAGAAATAAAAGGCCCGGGCTGAGTAGAATCACGATTCTACCCAGCCCGGGCCTTTTGAGTACCCTATCGGTTTCCCCGCTTCAACCCCACTAATTTCCCGCCACCAGGGTACGGGCCGGCATTTCGTAGAGGTTCAGCGTGGATAGATTTATTTCTTTGGTAATTACCTGGGCACCGTTGGTGACGACCACCGAGTATTTGCCATCCTGAATTTCCGAAAAATTGAGCTTGAAACCGGACTTCTGCTCCCTTTTTCCCATGACATCTTCAAACAGTACATGCCCTTTCTCATCAACCAACTGCACTTCCACCCGATCGCCCAGTTTTTTTTCCACCAGCACGTTCATCGTCAGGCTTTTCTGAATCCGGTACATCCCCACTTGGAAAGGTATCTTTTGGGCCGCCTGGTTTCCCTCGGTTTGGTCGCCCGGGATTGGATCTCCCGCAAAGGAAGCTTCGGTCATCAACCCGCCGCAGAGGGCGATCATCAGCACAGTTTTGAAAATTTTCATGGCTCTTGAAGATTTTAGGATTAAAAAATGATTTTCTTATCTTAAAGTCTAAAAGAGAAAGTCTGCAAAGGCTGTGTGACAGAATTTAGGGCGAGCGGTAAAATAAAAGGATGAACGGAAGGCCGTTTTATTTCTGCTTCTCCCGGATGGCCTTGAACTCCGAACCTTCTTTCCAGGCGGGCCATTTCTCTTCAAAAGCCAGCCGCTTACCTACCCGGAAAAGCAGTTTCAATTCGCTGATAGCCCCCTCCATGGTCCAGGTAGCCGGGTCGTACTCGTCGGAAGGCTGGTGGTAGCTTTTTTCGGTGTATTCATCCTGCAATTTCTGTCCGTAAGCCTTGCCTTTTCCTACCACATCCACGCCCGATTCGAGGTAGAGGGCGGGGATACCTACCTTGGCAAAATTGAAATGATCGGAACGGTAGTAGTAACCCGCTTCGGGATGTGTTTCGACGGAAATATAGCCGCCGTCCTTTTCAATGATTTCCTTCACGTATTCTTCCAGTTCCGACTGCCCTTCGCCCACCAGTACCATATCTTTAGTAGGTTCAAAACGATTCAGACCGTCCATATTGATATTGGCCACGGTTTTGGCGACCGGATAAATCGGGTTCTGGGCGTAGTAGGCCGACCCCCACAGGCCCTGCTCTTCGGCGGTTACGGCCAGGAACACCACGGTACGTTCAGGCTGGGTTTTCAGGCTTTTGAATACCCGGGCCAGTTCCAGCAGTCCGGCGGTGCCGGTGGCATTGTCCAGCGCACCATTGTAGATCGAATCGCCCGTGGCGTCGGGGGTACCGATGCCCAGGTGATCCCAGTGAGCCGTGTAGATGATGACCTCGTCGGGGCGCTGAGTGCCCACGATTTTGCCAATGACGTTGTGGGTTTTGTCATAAGTGGTTTTCACTTGCATGGTGGTACTCAATTTGATCCCCAACGGCACGGCTTTGAAGTCTTTCTTTTCCGCTTTCGCCAGCAAATCGGCTCCGTAACCGGCTGATTTCAACAGATTCATCGCCACATTTTCGGGTACCCAGCCGATTACGTCACAGTTTGGGATGTCCTTGCCCCGGTTGTCCAATTGCAACCGTGACGTATTGAAATTATTCTGCTGCACCCCGAAAGGGTACCCTGCGGCGTCGGTACGGTGGATGATGAGGCAGCCCTTCGCCCCCTGCCGGGCGGCTTCCTCAAATTTGTAGGTCCAGCGGCCGTAGTAGGTCATTTCCTTGCCTTTGAACAAAGTCGTGTCGCCCGCCCAAAAGCCGGGATCGTTGACCATCACCAGCACGACCTTGCCTTTCACGTCGAGTCCGGCGTAGTCGTTCCAGTCATATTCGGGCGCCACCACACCGTACCCGGCAAAAACGAGTTCCGATTGGTCGAGGCTGATACTAGGTTCGGTGCGATCGGTCCAGATCACGTAGTCGTCGAAGGCTTTCAGGGTCGAGGTACCCTGGGGCGACTGCACCTGCATGGTAGGGGCGGCCGTGGCTTCGATATTGACCATAGGTACCTCCTGCAGGTAGCTGTCACCGTTTCCGGGTTCCAGGCCCAGAGACTTGAACTGCTGTTGCAGGTAGGCGATGGTCTTGGTTTCGCCTTCGGTGAAGGGCATGCGGCCCATATAGTCGTCGGAGGCCAGCACGGCTACGTCTTGCTTGAGGCTGTCGGCGCTGAACGTGGAAAGACCTTCTTCGTCGGTGGCGGTGGTGTTGTCTTTAGTACCACAAGCGCTGAGAATGATTAGAAACAGAAAGGGTAGAAGTCGGGTAAAGGACTGCATAGGAAATCGGATAGAGTAGGGGAATGGTTTGTTTTTGAAAGGTACATAGAAATTTGCAAACCAGTCAAAGTGCGCCCAAGGTACCTACCACTTGGGGAAGGCATACCGTTTACTAAAATCTCCGAGTTCCGGGTACCAAACCGTCTATTTTTCAATAATTTCCGTAAGAAATTCCTTCGGGTACTTAAGGTATAGATTTGTTGATCAGTGGAACGTTATGGAAAAAATAGTCACCACCGTACTGGCCGTCATCCTGCTGCTTGTAGGCCGGGAATCTGGCTTCGCCCAGAACAAGGAAGAGCTACCCTATCACGAACTGCCGGCCATTCGGGTGAGCCAGCTGACGGTCACGGGCCAATCTCCGTCCAGCAGACAAATCAGGGTATCGGTGGCTAATTCGGCCGACGCTCCCACGGGTACCTTTGATTTATTCATAACAGCCGACGGGAAACTCATCAACCGACAGGAACTGAACCTGGGCGCGCATGCTTCGGAACGGGTTACGTACGAATGGCCGAATCCGGCTCCGGGCGAACATCTGATTCGTGTGCAGGCCGATCCGGATGAAAAATTGCACGAATCGGACCGAAGCGATAATCAAACCGAACTGTTGGTGACCAGCACAGCCAGCGGCATGCAGGTGGTAAACAAAACCGCTCCGGCTCTGCCAGCGGCCCTTGATCTTACGGTCGAAGGCGTTTCGGTGCAAGGGCACCGGTTTCAGCAGGACAAAAAACGCCTGGTCACGATCAGTTTCCGGGTTACCAATCATTCGTCGAGTGATGAAAAAAAGCCTGTCCGTACCCAGGTCGACCTGAGTTCAGAAGCCGGATTCAAAAAAACGTACAGTATTCTCACCCAGAGCCTGGGGGCGGGCCAGTCGGCTTATGTATCCTGTCCGGTTCAAAATGCCCCTGACCACTTCACGATTTCCATCAAAGCGGATGCCGATAATGCGGTGGCCGAATCGGATGAGGCCAATAATGCGGTCCAGACTTTTTATGAAAATCCAGACCCGCCCGTTGGTCGCTGGATTTCGGTGGGTCCTGACGTGATTACGGGCGTCAATAACATTGGGTACCCCTGGGCTACGGCCACCGGCAGGCTTTCGGCTATCGCTTTTCAACTGGGCTCAACCCAGGTGATGTACGTTGGTGGGCAGAGTTGCGGGGTGTGGAAGACCCTCGATGGAGGTACCAGCTGGTTTCCGTTGACCGATCAGATTTCGGTCAGCGTGGCGGCCCTGGCAACTCCGTCCCAAAATGCCAATCAGGTGTTTTGGGTCACGGCGCACCAGGGCGTTTTTCGGTCGGATGATGCGGGCCTGAGCTGGATTCAGATCAACACGCAGGACCTGAATGCCCTGGTACATGGTGGTAAACTCCTGATTCACCCCCGGGATGCCAATATTATGCTGCTCAATTCGGAGGATGGGATCTACCGTTCTACCGATGGCGGCGTGACCTGGACGTTGATGATTTCCGGGGCAGGCGCCACCGGACTGGAAATCGACCGGGCCCGGGACAGACTATACTGCGCGGTATCGAACCCGAATAATGCCGCCGTGGCGGGTATC is from Salmonirosea aquatica and encodes:
- a CDS encoding M28 family metallopeptidase, with amino-acid sequence MQSFTRLLPFLFLIILSACGTKDNTTATDEEGLSTFSADSLKQDVAVLASDDYMGRMPFTEGETKTIAYLQQQFKSLGLEPGNGDSYLQEVPMVNIEATAAPTMQVQSPQGTSTLKAFDDYVIWTDRTEPSISLDQSELVFAGYGVVAPEYDWNDYAGLDVKGKVVLVMVNDPGFWAGDTTLFKGKEMTYYGRWTYKFEEAARQGAKGCLIIHRTDAAGYPFGVQQNNFNTSRLQLDNRGKDIPNCDVIGWVPENVAMNLLKSAGYGADLLAKAEKKDFKAVPLGIKLSTTMQVKTTYDKTHNVIGKIVGTQRPDEVIIYTAHWDHLGIGTPDATGDSIYNGALDNATGTAGLLELARVFKSLKTQPERTVVFLAVTAEEQGLWGSAYYAQNPIYPVAKTVANINMDGLNRFEPTKDMVLVGEGQSELEEYVKEIIEKDGGYISVETHPEAGYYYRSDHFNFAKVGIPALYLESGVDVVGKGKAYGQKLQDEYTEKSYHQPSDEYDPATWTMEGAISELKLLFRVGKRLAFEEKWPAWKEGSEFKAIREKQK